The following coding sequences are from one Devosia neptuniae window:
- a CDS encoding DUF599 domain-containing protein: protein MSITLISTILPLICYFAYNIIVPWIERRRPSLSVIMNMQRRRWVANAAKRETPFDAILSGNIMQSVSFLASTAVLMVLAVFAVFGQLPTLMAALDSLSLDRAYSVSDVEIHLVVMLALFVLAFFAFTLSLRQFNHFCIMLGALDHNVETPEDEIEAIARMNALGAKNFNSGIRAYYFSVATVAWFASEWLAIATCLATIFILAHREFFSTAHRTAALAAVIAARRQQKADS, encoded by the coding sequence TTGTCGATCACGCTGATCTCCACCATCCTGCCGCTGATCTGCTATTTCGCCTATAACATCATCGTGCCTTGGATCGAGCGGCGGCGTCCCTCGCTCTCGGTGATCATGAACATGCAGCGCCGGCGTTGGGTCGCCAATGCCGCCAAGCGCGAAACCCCGTTCGACGCCATCCTGTCGGGCAATATCATGCAATCGGTCAGTTTCCTCGCCTCCACCGCCGTGCTGATGGTGCTGGCGGTGTTCGCCGTGTTCGGGCAATTGCCGACATTGATGGCGGCGCTCGATTCCCTGTCGCTGGACCGGGCCTATTCGGTCAGCGACGTGGAAATCCATCTCGTGGTCATGCTGGCGCTATTCGTGCTGGCGTTTTTTGCCTTCACCCTGTCGCTGCGCCAGTTCAACCATTTCTGCATCATGCTGGGAGCGCTCGACCACAATGTGGAGACGCCCGAAGACGAAATCGAGGCCATTGCCCGCATGAATGCGCTGGGCGCCAAGAATTTCAACAGCGGCATCCGTGCCTATTATTTCTCGGTGGCGACGGTGGCCTGGTTCGCTTCCGAATGGCTGGCCATCGCCACGTGCCTTGCCACCATATTCATCCTGGCCCATCGCGAATTCTTCTCGACCGCGCATCGCACGGCTGCCCTTGCCGCGGTCATCGCCGCGCGCCGCCAGCAAAAGGCCGATAGCTGA
- a CDS encoding VOC family protein has product MTWHTGRLIDHVHLRARNFAATRYFYEKVLAVLGHRIEQSGKNWFQVDELFVDAADARTVPTHIHLAFQAKDRAMVDAFYKAALAAGGSDNGPPGERHYHPGYYGAFVLDPDGNNIEAVFHGPVQRSAESVRFDPA; this is encoded by the coding sequence ATGACCTGGCATACCGGCCGTCTTATCGACCACGTCCATCTGCGTGCCAGGAATTTTGCCGCCACGCGCTATTTCTACGAAAAAGTGCTGGCCGTGCTTGGCCACAGAATCGAGCAATCGGGCAAGAACTGGTTCCAGGTCGACGAGCTGTTCGTCGACGCCGCCGACGCCAGGACCGTGCCCACCCATATCCACCTGGCCTTTCAGGCCAAGGACCGCGCCATGGTAGACGCTTTTTATAAAGCCGCCTTGGCGGCCGGTGGCAGCGACAACGGGCCGCCCGGCGAGCGGCACTACCATCCCGGCTATTACGGCGCCTTCGTACTCGACCCCGATGGCAACAATATCGAGGCAGTGTTCCACGGCCCGGTGCAGCGCTCGGCCGAGTCAGTCAGGTTCGATCCAGCCTGA
- a CDS encoding GNAT family N-acetyltransferase yields MPHVEIRKAIKADAVAILEILQSVALWLETAGPGKLWSASSFSLSGVVDRIEAEEAVVLEADGTVAAIMYLQGRDDIFWPDDPAGEALYIHKLAIARPFAGLGLSRLMLDWAADQARQAGRHYLRLDCAPRAKLIAIYRDAGFSRVGDDIVVEGYSVARLQRSI; encoded by the coding sequence GTGCCGCATGTTGAAATTCGCAAGGCTATAAAAGCCGATGCCGTCGCGATCCTGGAAATCCTGCAATCGGTAGCCTTGTGGCTGGAAACGGCGGGGCCTGGCAAGCTGTGGTCGGCCTCAAGCTTCAGCCTGTCCGGTGTCGTTGACAGGATCGAGGCGGAGGAAGCCGTGGTGCTCGAGGCCGATGGGACTGTCGCGGCCATTATGTATCTGCAAGGCCGGGACGACATATTCTGGCCGGACGATCCGGCCGGTGAGGCGCTCTATATTCACAAGCTGGCGATAGCGCGGCCATTCGCGGGCCTTGGGCTGTCGCGGCTGATGCTTGATTGGGCCGCCGATCAGGCCAGGCAGGCGGGCCGGCACTATCTGCGGCTCGACTGCGCGCCGCGGGCCAAGCTCATTGCCATTTATCGCGATGCGGGGTTCAGCCGGGTCGGAGACGATATTGTCGTCGAGGGGTATTCCGTGGCGCGTCTGCAGCGGAGTATTTGA
- the bfr gene encoding bacterioferritin, translating to MKGEAQVIERLNEALFLELGAVNQYWVHFRLLDDWGYKKLAAKERAESIEEMHHADRLIERIIFLEGHPNLQRVAPLRIGQTIKEVLEADLAGEYDARAAYKASRELCESLGDYVSKNLFEALLTDEEGHIDFLETQLELLSKIGEEKYGQLNSASADEAE from the coding sequence GTGAAAGGCGAAGCACAAGTCATCGAGCGGCTTAACGAGGCCCTCTTTCTCGAACTCGGCGCGGTGAACCAGTATTGGGTGCACTTCCGTCTCCTGGACGACTGGGGCTATAAGAAGCTCGCCGCCAAGGAGCGCGCTGAATCAATTGAGGAAATGCATCACGCCGATCGCCTGATCGAGCGCATCATCTTTCTCGAAGGCCATCCGAACCTGCAGCGCGTCGCGCCCCTGCGAATCGGCCAGACCATCAAGGAAGTGCTCGAAGCCGACCTTGCCGGCGAATACGATGCCCGCGCCGCCTATAAGGCCAGCCGCGAGCTGTGCGAAAGCCTGGGCGACTATGTTTCCAAGAACCTGTTCGAGGCCCTGCTGACCGACGAGGAAGGTCACATCGACTTCCTTGAAACCCAGCTCGAGCTGCTCTCCAAGATCGGCGAAGAAAAATACGGCCAGCTCAATTCCGCTTCCGCCGACGAAGCCGAATAA
- a CDS encoding aldo/keto reductase, whose amino-acid sequence MKLKPLGRTELRVTEICLGTMTWGSQNTEAEGHAQIDLALEAGINFMDTAELYAVPGSAQTSGRTEEIIGNWFAQSGKRDQWILASKIGGGGSSHIRNGARADGASIRVALEQSLKRLKTDRIELYQVHWASRGSYNFDGSWTYAPNKQDTADVLDNIGDMLETLGALVKEGKIAHAGVSNETTWGISQWLAIAEARNLPRLVSVQNEYNLLRRHFDLDLAELSHHEQVGLLAYSPLAGGLLTGKYFDGAIPAGSRADYQKGFWRLNAYSEAAAKEYVALAREHGLDPAQMAIAFALTRPFMTSVIVGATSTAQLANAIGAAKLILSPEVLTAIEAIHRRWPRTI is encoded by the coding sequence ATGAAATTGAAGCCATTGGGCCGCACCGAATTGCGGGTCACCGAAATCTGCCTTGGCACCATGACCTGGGGCAGCCAGAATACCGAAGCCGAGGGCCACGCCCAGATTGACCTGGCGCTCGAAGCGGGCATCAATTTCATGGATACCGCCGAGCTCTATGCCGTGCCCGGCAGCGCCCAGACGTCCGGGCGCACCGAGGAAATCATCGGCAATTGGTTCGCCCAAAGCGGCAAGCGCGACCAGTGGATCCTGGCCTCCAAGATCGGTGGCGGCGGTAGTAGCCATATCCGCAACGGCGCCCGTGCCGACGGCGCTTCGATTCGCGTCGCGCTCGAACAGAGCCTGAAGCGCCTCAAGACCGACCGCATCGAGCTCTACCAGGTCCATTGGGCCTCGCGCGGCAGCTATAATTTCGACGGCTCCTGGACCTATGCGCCCAATAAGCAGGACACAGCCGATGTGCTCGACAATATCGGGGACATGCTCGAAACCCTGGGCGCGCTGGTCAAGGAGGGCAAGATTGCCCATGCCGGCGTCTCCAACGAAACCACCTGGGGCATCAGCCAATGGCTGGCCATTGCCGAGGCCCGCAACCTGCCGCGCCTGGTCTCGGTGCAGAACGAGTATAACCTGCTGCGCCGGCATTTCGATCTCGACCTGGCCGAACTCAGCCACCATGAACAGGTGGGGCTGCTCGCCTATTCCCCGCTGGCCGGCGGCCTGCTGACCGGCAAATATTTCGATGGCGCCATTCCTGCCGGCAGCCGCGCCGACTACCAGAAGGGCTTCTGGCGCCTCAATGCCTATTCGGAGGCCGCGGCCAAGGAGTATGTCGCCCTGGCCCGGGAGCACGGCCTTGATCCCGCACAAATGGCTATTGCCTTCGCCCTCACCCGGCCGTTCATGACCTCGGTGATTGTCGGCGCCACCAGCACCGCCCAATTGGCCAATGCCATCGGCGCCGCCAAGCTTATCCTGTCGCCAGAGGTGCTGACGGCGATCGAAGCGATTCACCGCCGCTGGCCGCGCACCATCTAA
- a CDS encoding lytic murein transglycosylase produces the protein MHPSGKKIAFFRRLLMLALTALLAFGAIVPAFANSADFVRRLWPDAQAQGVSRAAFDAAFAGYSFSPKIMELTRKQPEFSQTVQQYVDRRVTDAQAGKGRAMRSEWNQTLTGAQQRYGVQPEIVLAIWGMETNFGGFMGGENTIHALATLVEGGYRADFFKRELLTALRIISDGNVSPANMVGSWAGAMGHTQFMPSSFMAYAVDYNGDGRKDIWNSVPDALGSTANYLKSFNWRPGETWGYEIKLPSGFNFAAARQLERAPLSQWQAMGITRVSGKPFPRQSDVARIYMPAGAVGPSFLLLHNFDVIKRYNNSDSYALAVGHLADRIIGGGQFAAPWPSGDYALSKDQRAQVQSLLARAGYDVGSPDGVIGPKTRAAVMAFQNRAGVVADGHVSGRLLDMLKR, from the coding sequence ATGCACCCATCCGGCAAGAAGATTGCCTTTTTCCGCCGCCTGCTCATGCTGGCTCTGACCGCGCTGTTGGCGTTTGGCGCTATTGTGCCGGCCTTTGCCAATAGCGCCGATTTCGTGCGCCGGCTGTGGCCCGATGCGCAGGCGCAGGGGGTGAGCCGCGCGGCCTTTGACGCGGCCTTTGCCGGGTATAGTTTTTCGCCGAAAATCATGGAGCTGACGCGCAAGCAGCCCGAATTTTCCCAGACGGTGCAGCAATATGTCGATCGCCGCGTCACCGATGCCCAGGCCGGCAAGGGAAGGGCCATGCGTAGCGAATGGAACCAGACCCTGACCGGCGCGCAGCAGCGCTATGGCGTGCAGCCGGAAATCGTATTGGCCATCTGGGGCATGGAAACCAATTTCGGTGGCTTTATGGGCGGCGAGAACACCATCCATGCGCTCGCCACCTTGGTCGAGGGCGGCTATCGCGCCGACTTCTTCAAGCGCGAGTTGCTGACCGCCTTGCGCATTATTTCGGATGGGAATGTGAGCCCCGCTAACATGGTGGGCTCCTGGGCCGGCGCCATGGGGCATACCCAGTTCATGCCATCGAGCTTCATGGCCTATGCGGTCGACTATAATGGCGACGGCAGGAAGGATATCTGGAACTCGGTGCCTGATGCGCTCGGTTCGACCGCCAATTATCTCAAGAGCTTTAACTGGCGGCCGGGCGAGACGTGGGGCTATGAAATCAAGCTGCCCTCCGGCTTCAATTTTGCCGCCGCACGGCAGTTGGAGCGGGCGCCGCTCAGCCAATGGCAGGCCATGGGGATTACCCGGGTTTCGGGCAAGCCGTTCCCGCGGCAGAGCGATGTGGCGCGGATCTATATGCCGGCCGGGGCAGTGGGGCCATCCTTCCTGCTGCTGCACAATTTCGATGTGATCAAGCGCTACAACAATTCGGACAGCTATGCCCTGGCCGTCGGGCACCTGGCCGACCGGATCATCGGGGGCGGGCAGTTCGCTGCGCCCTGGCCATCGGGTGATTATGCGCTGAGCAAGGATCAGCGCGCCCAGGTGCAATCGCTGCTGGCGCGGGCCGGCTATGATGTCGGTTCGCCCGATGGGGTGATCGGCCCCAAGACGCGGGCGGCGGTGATGGCCTTTCAAAACCGCGCAGGCGTGGTGGCTGACGGACATGTGTCCGGTCGGCTGCTGGATATGCTCAAACGCTAG
- the kdpA gene encoding potassium-transporting ATPase subunit KdpA — MSLIGWLQIGFVLVAVLLLVKPLGLYMAKVFSGERTFLSPMLAPVERGFYALAGVRPDKEQGWLGYTIGVLLFSLVGFLFLYAILRLQNVLPLNPQGFAGVPPDLAFNTAASFVTNTNWQSYGGETTMSHLSQMLGLTVQNFVSAATGIAVAMALTRAFVRSGASELGNFWVDLTRATLYVLLPLAIVVALAFVALGLPQSLDASFTATTLEGLQQTIATGPVASQEAIKQLGTNGGGFFNVNAAHPFENPNAFSNYLNIIAMLGVSSALVYAFGQMVGNRRQGWALISVTVIMLVIGTGAIYWAETFGNPLLTAVGVDPSLGNMEGKEVRLGQAMSALYAAVTTGLSNGGVNAMHGSLTPLGGLVPMFLIQLGEVLPGGVGSGLYGLLVFAILAVFVAGLMVGRTPELLGKKIEAREMKFAMLAILILPLTILGFTAISAVAEFGTSSILTPGPHGLSEILYAYTSAAGNNGSAFGGLTANTPWYNTTLGIAMLLGRFAYLVPVLAIAGGLVAKPRVPASSGTFPTDRPLFVGLLIGIIIILGGLQFFPALALGPIVEHFAMLAGQSF; from the coding sequence ATGTCCCTCATTGGCTGGCTGCAAATCGGCTTTGTGCTGGTTGCAGTCCTTCTGCTCGTCAAACCGCTTGGCCTCTATATGGCCAAGGTGTTTTCCGGCGAGCGCACTTTTCTCTCGCCCATGCTCGCTCCCGTCGAGCGCGGCTTTTATGCCCTCGCCGGGGTGCGCCCCGACAAGGAGCAGGGCTGGCTCGGCTATACGATCGGCGTGCTGCTGTTCAGCCTCGTCGGGTTCCTGTTTCTCTACGCCATCTTGCGGCTGCAGAATGTGCTGCCGCTCAATCCGCAGGGCTTTGCTGGCGTGCCGCCAGACCTGGCCTTCAACACCGCCGCCAGCTTTGTCACCAATACCAATTGGCAGAGCTATGGCGGGGAAACCACGATGAGCCATCTCAGCCAGATGCTGGGCCTCACCGTGCAGAACTTCGTTTCGGCCGCCACCGGCATTGCCGTGGCCATGGCGCTGACCCGGGCCTTTGTGCGCTCGGGCGCCAGTGAGCTGGGCAATTTCTGGGTCGATCTGACCCGCGCCACGCTTTATGTGCTGCTGCCGCTCGCCATCGTGGTGGCACTGGCTTTCGTGGCGCTCGGCCTGCCGCAGAGCCTTGATGCCAGCTTTACCGCGACGACGTTGGAAGGGCTGCAGCAGACCATCGCCACCGGGCCGGTTGCCAGCCAGGAGGCCATCAAGCAATTGGGCACCAATGGCGGCGGGTTCTTCAACGTGAATGCCGCCCATCCGTTTGAAAATCCCAACGCCTTCTCGAACTATCTCAATATCATCGCCATGCTCGGCGTGTCGTCGGCCCTGGTCTATGCCTTCGGGCAGATGGTGGGCAATCGCCGCCAGGGCTGGGCGCTGATTTCGGTCACCGTCATCATGCTGGTGATCGGCACCGGCGCCATCTATTGGGCCGAGACGTTTGGCAATCCGCTGCTGACGGCGGTGGGCGTCGATCCCTCTCTCGGCAATATGGAAGGCAAGGAAGTCCGCCTCGGCCAGGCGATGTCGGCGCTCTATGCCGCCGTCACCACAGGCCTATCGAATGGCGGCGTCAATGCCATGCATGGCTCGCTCACCCCGCTTGGAGGCCTCGTGCCCATGTTCCTGATCCAGCTGGGCGAAGTGCTGCCCGGCGGGGTTGGTTCGGGGCTTTATGGGCTGCTGGTCTTTGCCATCCTCGCGGTCTTTGTGGCCGGGCTGATGGTGGGCCGCACGCCGGAACTGTTGGGCAAAAAAATCGAGGCCCGCGAGATGAAGTTTGCCATGCTGGCCATTCTCATCCTGCCGCTGACCATACTGGGCTTTACCGCCATTTCGGCGGTGGCCGAATTTGGCACCAGCTCGATCCTCACCCCCGGCCCGCATGGGCTCAGCGAAATTCTCTACGCCTATACCTCGGCGGCGGGGAATAATGGCTCGGCCTTTGGCGGGCTCACGGCGAACACGCCCTGGTACAATACGACGCTTGGCATCGCCATGCTGCTGGGTCGCTTTGCGTATCTGGTGCCAGTGCTGGCCATTGCCGGTGGGCTGGTGGCCAAGCCACGCGTGCCCGCCTCCTCGGGCACGTTCCCCACCGACAGGCCGCTGTTCGTGGGCCTCCTCATCGGCATCATCATCATCCTGGGCGGGCTGCAATTCTTCCCGGCCCTGGCTCTGGGTCCCATTGTCGAGCATTTCGCCATGCTGGCCGGGCAGAGCTTTTAG
- a CDS encoding (2Fe-2S)-binding protein translates to MLVCQCNMITSKEIEDIVLDLLKADPWQLVVPAKVYNELNRRAKCSGCVPNVVDIIVRVTENYHSQQAHPPADLIHIQTGLEKLKKQQSGVRRERRSTSHRAA, encoded by the coding sequence ATGCTCGTCTGCCAATGCAACATGATCACGTCCAAGGAAATCGAGGACATCGTTCTCGACCTTCTCAAGGCCGACCCGTGGCAATTGGTGGTTCCGGCCAAGGTCTATAACGAGCTCAACCGCCGCGCCAAATGCAGCGGTTGCGTGCCGAATGTGGTGGACATTATTGTTCGCGTCACCGAAAACTACCACTCGCAGCAAGCCCATCCGCCTGCCGATCTGATCCACATTCAGACCGGGCTGGAGAAGCTCAAGAAACAGCAGAGTGGAGTACGTCGTGAAAGGCGAAGCACAAGTCATCGAGCGGCTTAA
- a CDS encoding nucleotidyltransferase family protein, whose protein sequence is MSDHLRFSGASHQVQVETVKAIIRRQPVLMTILERLRDMALPDPLLGSGAIYNSVWNELSGKPPLTGIKDADVVYFDDSDLSYEAEDRVIRRAAAVFGDLPLPVEVRNQARVHLWFPQKFGTPYPQLRSSAEMMDYFASKTHAVSARLEDDDAISIFAPFGLDDMFSFRITPNTALDNRNTHNVKAERNKGIWPELTVVPWPG, encoded by the coding sequence ATGAGCGATCATTTGCGATTTTCCGGCGCCAGCCACCAGGTTCAGGTCGAGACCGTCAAGGCCATCATCCGGCGGCAGCCGGTGCTGATGACTATTCTCGAACGGCTGCGCGACATGGCCTTGCCCGACCCGCTGCTGGGGTCCGGCGCGATCTACAATTCAGTGTGGAACGAGCTGAGCGGAAAACCGCCGCTGACCGGCATCAAGGATGCCGATGTCGTCTATTTCGACGATAGCGATCTCTCCTATGAAGCCGAGGACCGCGTGATCCGCCGCGCGGCGGCAGTGTTCGGCGATCTGCCGCTACCGGTCGAGGTGCGCAACCAGGCGCGGGTGCATTTGTGGTTCCCGCAGAAATTCGGCACGCCCTATCCGCAATTGCGCAGCAGCGCCGAGATGATGGACTATTTCGCCTCCAAGACTCATGCGGTCTCGGCGCGGCTCGAGGATGACGATGCGATCAGCATCTTCGCGCCGTTCGGGCTCGATGACATGTTCTCGTTCCGCATTACGCCGAATACTGCGCTCGACAATCGCAACACCCATAACGTCAAGGCCGAGCGCAACAAGGGCATCTGGCCCGAACTGACCGTGGTGCCATGGCCCGGTTGA
- the kdpF gene encoding K(+)-transporting ATPase subunit F: MSGTMLIIAFLIALALAVYLVVTLLAPERF; encoded by the coding sequence GTGAGCGGCACCATGCTCATCATCGCTTTTCTTATCGCGCTGGCGCTGGCCGTCTACCTTGTGGTGACGCTGCTGGCCCCCGAGCGCTTCTGA
- a CDS encoding mechanosensitive ion channel domain-containing protein, translating into MRFILVIVALFALGMPALAQQAAPAAAPASASDADIDTLIKIIENDQSRAALIERLQQSASAEPAVPAEAPADLSIARQLAEYTRSVAEGASATFAAVGQVFSDLQQGFNGAANGDLNALRDIAIGVLLVGLGLFGSFLVLRLLVVWLQGMIAGRVANRAWYVRLLGAVGAAAIDGGSVVLAWAIGYVLALSVIGGNAGRMGINQSLLLNAFLVVEMSKLVVRAILVPRHTALRLLPVSDSNAAYWSFWLARVISLVGYTFMFVSPVIAANLSLGAASAVQALVMLTAVVIGIIIVLQNKLDVRHWLNELAQKREKDGLGQLFMLVGQFWHLVAIGYLLALLVVWFANPERALPFMIAATIQSLIAIVVGAVIVGFVGRFVGVGLRLPGDIKARLPLLEARLHAFVPRVMQVVRWVVIAGVVAAILQAWSLFDFLGWIGSEQGQQIAGSIVSAALIVLVCVVLYVVVASWVEYRLNTTVGKAPTPREKTLLNLFKNAFTIALVVFGLMLALAQIGVNIAPLLAGAGVIGLAIGFGAQKLVQDIITGIFIQFENVMNEGDVVEAAGKSGVVEKLTIRSVTIRDMTGTVHLIPFSSVDQVSNMVRGYSFYVAEFDVAYDSDIEAVKQVLRDAFVVAMQSEHRDMVIDDLDLQGLVSLTGGAMKVRARIKTMAGKQWGIGRLYSETVKRMLAERDIRSPSQIVTYRTVDRPQILPPLDDEAATQP; encoded by the coding sequence ATGCGCTTTATTCTCGTCATCGTGGCCCTATTTGCCTTGGGCATGCCCGCTCTTGCCCAGCAGGCGGCGCCGGCTGCCGCGCCGGCCAGTGCCAGCGATGCCGATATCGATACGCTGATCAAGATTATCGAGAATGATCAAAGCCGGGCGGCGCTGATTGAGCGGTTGCAGCAATCGGCTAGTGCCGAGCCGGCGGTACCGGCCGAAGCGCCAGCGGATCTGAGCATTGCCCGACAACTGGCCGAATATACCCGCAGCGTGGCGGAAGGTGCGTCGGCGACTTTTGCGGCGGTCGGTCAGGTGTTTTCCGATCTGCAACAGGGCTTTAATGGCGCCGCCAATGGCGACCTGAATGCCCTGCGCGACATCGCCATTGGCGTATTGCTGGTCGGTCTCGGCTTGTTCGGCAGTTTCCTCGTGCTGCGGCTGCTGGTGGTGTGGCTGCAGGGCATGATTGCCGGCCGCGTCGCCAATCGCGCCTGGTATGTGCGGCTGCTGGGTGCCGTGGGTGCGGCGGCAATCGATGGCGGCTCGGTGGTGCTGGCGTGGGCCATTGGCTATGTGCTGGCGCTCAGCGTCATTGGCGGCAATGCGGGGCGGATGGGGATCAACCAATCGCTGCTGCTCAATGCCTTCCTCGTCGTGGAAATGAGCAAGCTGGTGGTGCGGGCCATTCTGGTGCCGCGTCACACGGCTTTGCGCCTGCTGCCGGTGTCGGACAGCAATGCGGCCTATTGGTCATTCTGGCTGGCGCGGGTCATCTCGCTGGTCGGCTACACCTTCATGTTCGTCTCGCCGGTCATCGCGGCCAATCTGTCACTGGGGGCGGCCAGTGCGGTGCAGGCTCTGGTTATGCTGACGGCCGTGGTCATCGGCATCATCATCGTCTTGCAGAACAAACTCGACGTGCGGCATTGGCTCAATGAGCTGGCGCAAAAGCGCGAGAAGGACGGGCTGGGCCAATTGTTCATGCTGGTCGGCCAGTTCTGGCATCTGGTGGCGATCGGCTATCTGCTGGCGCTGCTCGTGGTCTGGTTTGCCAATCCCGAACGGGCCTTGCCCTTCATGATCGCGGCCACGATCCAGTCGCTGATCGCCATCGTGGTTGGCGCGGTGATTGTGGGTTTTGTCGGCCGCTTTGTAGGCGTCGGCCTGCGCCTGCCGGGGGATATCAAGGCGCGGCTGCCATTGCTCGAAGCGCGGCTGCATGCCTTTGTGCCCCGCGTCATGCAGGTGGTTCGCTGGGTGGTGATTGCCGGGGTGGTTGCGGCCATTTTGCAGGCCTGGTCGCTGTTCGATTTCCTGGGCTGGATCGGCAGCGAACAGGGCCAGCAGATTGCCGGCTCGATCGTGTCCGCCGCGCTGATCGTGCTGGTCTGCGTGGTGCTTTATGTCGTGGTGGCGTCCTGGGTCGAATATCGGCTCAATACCACGGTGGGCAAGGCGCCGACGCCGCGCGAAAAGACGCTGCTCAACCTGTTCAAGAATGCCTTCACCATTGCCCTGGTGGTGTTCGGGCTGATGCTGGCGCTCGCCCAGATCGGGGTGAATATCGCCCCGCTCCTCGCCGGCGCCGGGGTGATTGGTCTGGCCATCGGGTTTGGTGCGCAAAAGCTGGTGCAGGACATCATCACCGGCATTTTCATCCAGTTCGAGAATGTCATGAACGAGGGCGATGTGGTGGAGGCCGCCGGCAAATCCGGCGTGGTCGAAAAGCTCACCATCCGCTCGGTAACCATTCGCGACATGACCGGCACGGTGCATCTGATCCCGTTCTCCTCGGTGGATCAGGTCTCCAATATGGTGCGCGGCTATTCCTTCTATGTCGCCGAATTCGATGTCGCCTATGACAGCGATATCGAGGCGGTCAAGCAGGTGCTGCGCGATGCGTTCGTGGTGGCCATGCAATCGGAACACCGCGACATGGTGATCGATGATCTGGATCTACAGGGCCTGGTGTCGCTGACCGGCGGGGCGATGAAAGTGCGGGCTCGCATCAAGACCATGGCCGGCAAGCAATGGGGCATTGGCCGGCTCTATAGCGAAACCGTCAAGCGCATGCTGGCCGAGCGCGATATTCGCAGCCCCTCCCAGATCGTCACCTACCGGACGGTTGACCGGCCGCAAATCCTGCCGCCGCTGGATGACGAGGCCGCCACGCAACCGTGA
- a CDS encoding alpha/beta hydrolase has product MTRNPLLLRPILMALMVLIAIHPAPSMALSLLDPFNLPAAMDAGTSKVGDGIAYADGPRHKLDVYAPEQRGTPAPVVYFIYGGGWNRGERSDYQFVGRALAARGFVTVIADYRLVPEVRYPEFLEDNANGLRWVQDNIAQYGGDPNRVFLAGHSAGAYNAVMLALDPSFLREYGVTLSILGVAALSGPYDFYPFEYGEVRDAFGDAPNPQGTQPINLVTSDTPPMYLATGTTDPIVRMQNTERFAQKLKDSGIWVTTKYYNGFGHMEPVIAMGAMWRWRMPVLDDMVSFFQMFGAFPSGVPYVAVAPEPPEQLPESIAPMDQIIQQMDAMFQPIQK; this is encoded by the coding sequence ATGACCCGAAATCCCTTGCTGCTGCGCCCGATCCTGATGGCGCTGATGGTGTTGATCGCGATCCACCCGGCGCCCAGCATGGCGCTGTCGCTGCTCGATCCGTTCAACCTGCCGGCGGCCATGGATGCCGGCACATCCAAGGTTGGCGACGGCATCGCCTATGCCGATGGCCCCCGCCACAAGCTGGACGTTTACGCTCCTGAGCAGCGGGGCACGCCGGCGCCGGTGGTCTATTTCATCTATGGCGGCGGCTGGAATCGGGGTGAGCGCAGCGACTATCAGTTCGTTGGCCGGGCTCTGGCGGCGCGGGGTTTTGTCACCGTCATCGCCGATTATCGGCTGGTGCCCGAAGTGCGCTATCCGGAGTTTCTGGAAGACAATGCCAATGGCCTGCGTTGGGTGCAGGACAATATCGCCCAATATGGCGGCGACCCCAATCGGGTGTTCCTGGCCGGGCATTCGGCCGGCGCTTACAACGCGGTGATGCTGGCGCTCGACCCGTCTTTCCTGCGCGAATATGGCGTGACGCTGTCGATTCTGGGGGTGGCGGCTTTATCGGGACCCTACGATTTCTATCCGTTCGAATATGGCGAAGTGCGCGATGCATTTGGCGATGCGCCCAATCCGCAGGGCACTCAGCCGATCAATCTGGTCACTTCCGATACCCCGCCCATGTATCTGGCGACGGGCACCACCGACCCCATCGTGCGGATGCAGAATACCGAGCGTTTCGCCCAGAAACTCAAGGATAGCGGTATCTGGGTCACCACCAAATATTACAATGGCTTCGGCCATATGGAGCCGGTGATTGCCATGGGCGCGATGTGGCGTTGGCGCATGCCGGTGCTCGACGACATGGTGAGTTTTTTCCAGATGTTCGGGGCGTTTCCGAGCGGGGTGCCCTATGTCGCGGTGGCGCCGGAGCCGCCGGAGCAATTGCCGGAATCGATTGCGCCGATGGATCAGATCATCCAGCAGATGGATGCCATGTTCCAGCCGATCCAGAAATAG